In Chromatiaceae bacterium, a single genomic region encodes these proteins:
- the panB gene encoding 3-methyl-2-oxobutanoate hydroxymethyltransferase, whose amino-acid sequence MGKVTITTLNRMKAAGEKIAVVTSYDASFTQLIEHAGMDVILVGDSLGMVIQGHESTLPVTVDDMVYHTANVARTSERALIIADMPFMSHGTPEQALHTAGRLMKEGGAHMVKIEGGAPQVDTVRHMTARAVPVCGHLGLTPQSIHQIGAYRIQGRGEHEAERILKDAVALQEAGAQMLVLECVPAILAAEITKAVDVPVIGIGAGGETDGQVLVLYDMLGLTMHGTPSFVRDFLAENGNVKAALGAYVNAVKDGSYPSTEHILA is encoded by the coding sequence GTGGGAAAGGTCACGATAACAACCCTCAATCGTATGAAAGCGGCCGGCGAGAAGATCGCGGTCGTCACCAGCTACGACGCCAGTTTCACCCAGCTCATCGAACATGCCGGCATGGATGTGATCCTGGTCGGCGATTCGCTCGGCATGGTGATCCAGGGACACGAAAGCACGCTGCCGGTGACCGTGGATGACATGGTCTACCATACGGCGAACGTTGCGCGCACCAGCGAGCGTGCGTTGATCATCGCGGACATGCCCTTCATGAGCCATGGCACGCCGGAACAGGCGCTGCACACGGCGGGTCGGTTGATGAAGGAAGGCGGTGCCCACATGGTGAAGATCGAAGGTGGTGCGCCACAGGTCGACACCGTGCGTCACATGACCGCGCGCGCGGTGCCGGTCTGCGGGCATCTCGGGCTCACGCCGCAGTCGATCCATCAGATCGGCGCCTATCGGATACAGGGGCGCGGTGAGCACGAGGCGGAACGTATCCTCAAGGACGCCGTGGCGTTGCAGGAGGCCGGGGCGCAGATGCTGGTGTTGGAATGCGTGCCGGCGATACTGGCAGCCGAGATCACCAAGGCCGTGGATGTACCGGTGATCGGCATAGGTGCCGGTGGCGAGACAGACGGTCAGGTCCTGGTGCTGTACGACATGCTCGGCCTCACGATGCATGGAACACCGAGTTTCGTGCGGGATTTCCTCGCCGAAAACGGTAACGTCAAGGCGGCACTGGGTGCCTATGTGAATGCCGTCAAAGACGGCAGCTACCCGTCCACCGAGCATATCCTGGCGTGA
- a CDS encoding pyridoxal phosphate-dependent aminotransferase gives MSIKLSSRVQAVKPSPTLAVTARAAELRAAGKDVIGLGAGEPDFDTPEHIKDAARQAIADGRTKYTAVDGTPGLKQAIIAKFKRDNGLDYKPEQILVSCGGKQSFYNLAQAILDPGDEVIIPAPYWVSYPDMSILAGGVPVLVHAGDDQDFKITPAQLRGALTDKTRLFVINSPSNPTGMAYSRDELAELGEVLREFPKVAIATDDMYEHIRWDLDRPFVNILNACPDLANRTLVLNGVSKAYAMTGWRIGYAGGPVEVIKAMKKIQSQSTSNPTSISQYAAEAALNGPQDCIGEMLAQFKKRHDYVVERLNGMRGIECLKTDGTFYVFPSVKGLIEALDGVNDDLQLAEHLIVHAGVALVPGTAFGLSGHVRISIATSMQNLENALDRIERMIG, from the coding sequence ATGAGCATCAAGCTTTCCAGCCGCGTCCAGGCCGTCAAACCCTCCCCGACCCTCGCCGTCACCGCGCGCGCCGCCGAGTTGCGTGCCGCGGGCAAGGACGTGATCGGCCTGGGTGCCGGCGAGCCCGATTTCGATACCCCGGAGCACATCAAGGACGCGGCCCGCCAGGCGATCGCCGACGGCCGTACCAAGTACACCGCGGTCGATGGCACGCCCGGCCTGAAGCAGGCGATCATCGCCAAGTTCAAGCGCGACAACGGGCTCGACTACAAGCCCGAGCAGATCCTGGTTTCGTGCGGCGGCAAGCAGAGCTTCTACAACCTCGCGCAGGCGATCCTCGATCCGGGCGACGAGGTGATCATCCCGGCACCTTATTGGGTCTCGTATCCGGACATGTCGATCCTGGCCGGCGGTGTGCCGGTGCTGGTGCATGCCGGCGACGATCAGGACTTCAAGATCACGCCGGCGCAGCTGCGCGGCGCTTTGACCGACAAAACCCGGCTGTTCGTGATCAACAGCCCATCCAACCCGACCGGGATGGCCTATAGCCGGGACGAACTCGCCGAGCTGGGCGAGGTGCTGCGCGAGTTTCCGAAGGTCGCGATCGCGACCGACGACATGTATGAACACATCCGCTGGGATCTCGACCGACCGTTCGTCAACATCCTGAATGCCTGTCCGGACCTGGCCAACCGCACCCTGGTCCTGAACGGTGTCTCCAAGGCGTATGCGATGACCGGCTGGCGCATCGGTTACGCCGGTGGCCCGGTCGAGGTCATCAAGGCGATGAAGAAGATTCAGTCGCAGAGCACCTCGAATCCGACCTCGATCTCGCAGTACGCGGCCGAGGCCGCGCTGAACGGCCCTCAGGATTGCATCGGCGAGATGCTGGCGCAGTTCAAAAAGCGCCACGACTATGTGGTCGAGCGCCTGAACGGGATGCGCGGCATCGAGTGTCTCAAGACCGACGGCACCTTCTACGTGTTCCCGTCGGTCAAGGGCCTGATCGAAGCGCTGGATGGCGTCAACGACGACCTGCAGCTCGCCGAGCACCTGATCGTGCACGCGGGCGTCGCCCTGGTGCCGGGCACCGCGTTCGGCCTGTCGGGCCACGTGCGCATTTCGATCGCCACCAGCATGCAGAACCTGGAGAATGCACTCGACCGCATCGAAAGAATGATCGGCTGA
- a CDS encoding pantoate--beta-alanine ligase: protein MNTVAELGELRAQVDAWRRGGNVAFVPTMGNLHEGHLSLVRAARLLADRVVVSIFVNPLQFGAGEDFANYPRTLDNDTAMLEGEGTDLLFAPPVAVMYPKPQAQQTRVEVPELSDLLCGAYRPGHFVGVATVVCKLFNMVQPDVALFGKKDYQQLMVIRRMVDDLAMPVRVVGVDTVREADGLAMSSRNGYLTAEQRATAPVLFRVLSGLAGKLREGGDDVVALQAQATRELDESGFTTDYVAIRRAADLQEPEPGEPNLVILAAAYLGKARLIDNIEVTR from the coding sequence GTGAACACGGTCGCTGAGCTGGGCGAGCTGCGCGCGCAGGTGGATGCCTGGCGGCGTGGCGGCAATGTCGCATTCGTGCCGACCATGGGCAACCTGCACGAGGGTCATCTGTCCCTGGTCCGCGCCGCCCGCCTGCTCGCGGACCGGGTCGTGGTGAGCATCTTCGTCAATCCGCTTCAATTCGGCGCCGGCGAAGATTTCGCGAACTATCCGCGGACGCTCGATAACGACACGGCGATGCTCGAAGGCGAGGGCACGGATCTGCTGTTCGCGCCTCCGGTCGCGGTCATGTATCCCAAGCCACAGGCGCAGCAGACCCGGGTCGAGGTGCCCGAACTCTCCGACCTGCTGTGCGGCGCCTATCGGCCCGGACACTTCGTCGGAGTCGCCACCGTGGTGTGCAAGTTGTTCAACATGGTGCAGCCGGACGTCGCACTGTTCGGCAAAAAGGACTATCAGCAGCTGATGGTGATCCGCCGCATGGTCGACGACCTCGCAATGCCGGTCAGGGTGGTGGGTGTGGACACGGTGCGCGAAGCGGACGGCCTGGCGATGAGTTCACGCAACGGTTATCTGACGGCGGAGCAGCGCGCCACCGCCCCCGTACTGTTTCGTGTGCTCAGCGGTTTGGCCGGCAAACTGCGCGAAGGCGGCGACGACGTCGTGGCGCTGCAGGCACAGGCGACACGTGAACTCGACGAAAGCGGCTTTACGACCGATTACGTCGCGATCCGGCGTGCGGCGGACCTGCAGGAGCCGGAGCCAGGCGAGCCAAATCTCGTGATATTGGCTGCGGCCTACCTCGGCAAGGCGCGCCTGATCGACAACATCGAAGTCACGCGCTGA
- the ppc gene encoding phosphoenolpyruvate carboxylase, with protein MSDPFVDACVKHDRTLRSRVKLFGRLLGDVISSQAGGEVLRNIERLRKGFIQLREHPDPVRLERLKRLIGKLSPDALRPVIRAFSIYFQLVNTAEESFQHRQRRRIAAKGGVLWKGSFDACLRDLRRLGVEPDELQDLFEEIRYMPVFTAHPTESKRRAIMLQIRRIFESNDALDAPPTSIDHTERYTRDLHTHIQALWKTNEVRPSRPDVRHEIRMGMHHFREALFDAIPVVYRRMDGAIRRAYQSHPDFRGIDLPAMIRFGSWIGGDRDGNPNVTAQTTHEAILTQHLTILRAYVERVEGLIGILTQSQDFCTPSPAFQAGLREDDEYRALFDQEWPARFPEEPYRRKLYITGLRLRQTMQRAKARLDGEPLTEDPDGYRSEDDFLRDLVLMRDSLVSHGDADAANAELLDLIRLVRTFGFYLARLDVRQESAVHTDAVAEILAHLGIEQDYAALDETQRLELLGRLIEGPPVLTDRERLSEMTQEVLRVLDVVDEMQQVISPRTIGRYVISMAHQASDVMHVMFLASLCRLCGQQGDLFVCRIGVSPLFETIHDLSRIEPVISQLLDNRVYRRLLQHHGTLQEVMLGYSDSAKDGGIVASAWLLYQAQQRVIALGKARGIHIRLFHGRGGTIGRGGGPTHDAIRAQPAGTLLGQIKFTEQGEVLSYKYSNRETAIYELTMGLTGVISASVGLIRDVAPDDDSFHDSMRVLAETGEAAYRDLTEQTPGFLDYFYQATPVAEIGMLNIGSRPSHRAKGDLSKSSVRAIAWVFGWAQARQTLPAWYGLGSALEFCCKDQKKRLRTLRQMYREWPFFRALLSNTQMALVKSRMDIAREYAELCTDPRIRDTVFGMIEAEYLRTEKWIRRITGIDELLDDNPLLKTSLGRRDPYLDPLNHIQLELLQRYRSPETRDVDREASLDPLLRSINAIAAGMRNTG; from the coding sequence TTGAGCGACCCATTCGTCGACGCCTGCGTCAAACATGACCGGACCCTGCGCAGTCGGGTCAAACTTTTCGGGCGACTGCTCGGCGATGTCATCAGCAGCCAGGCCGGCGGCGAAGTGCTGCGCAATATCGAACGCCTGCGCAAGGGATTCATCCAGCTGCGCGAGCACCCCGATCCCGTTCGCCTCGAAAGGCTGAAACGCCTGATCGGCAAGCTGTCGCCCGATGCCTTGCGACCGGTCATTCGGGCATTCAGCATCTATTTCCAGCTGGTCAATACCGCAGAGGAGAGCTTTCAGCACAGGCAACGACGGCGGATTGCGGCCAAGGGCGGCGTGCTGTGGAAAGGTTCCTTCGATGCCTGCCTGCGAGATCTGCGCCGCCTCGGCGTCGAACCCGACGAGTTGCAGGATCTGTTCGAAGAGATCCGCTACATGCCGGTTTTCACCGCGCATCCGACCGAATCCAAGAGACGTGCGATCATGCTGCAGATCCGCCGCATCTTCGAGAGCAACGACGCGCTCGATGCACCGCCGACGTCGATCGATCACACCGAGCGGTACACGCGCGACCTGCATACCCACATTCAGGCATTGTGGAAGACCAACGAGGTGCGCCCCTCACGCCCGGACGTGCGCCACGAGATCCGCATGGGGATGCATCACTTCCGTGAGGCGCTGTTCGATGCCATCCCGGTGGTCTATCGCCGGATGGATGGTGCCATACGTCGCGCCTACCAGAGCCACCCGGATTTTCGTGGCATCGACCTGCCGGCGATGATCCGATTCGGCAGCTGGATCGGTGGCGACCGCGACGGCAATCCGAACGTCACCGCACAGACCACGCACGAGGCCATCCTTACTCAACACCTGACGATCCTGCGTGCCTACGTCGAACGCGTCGAGGGCCTGATCGGGATTCTCACGCAGTCGCAGGATTTCTGCACGCCGTCGCCGGCGTTTCAGGCGGGTCTGCGCGAGGACGACGAGTACCGCGCTTTGTTCGACCAGGAGTGGCCGGCGCGTTTCCCCGAAGAGCCCTATCGGCGCAAGCTGTATATCACGGGCCTGCGCCTGCGCCAGACGATGCAACGCGCCAAGGCGCGGCTGGACGGCGAGCCGCTGACCGAGGACCCGGATGGCTATCGCAGCGAGGACGATTTTCTGCGCGACCTGGTGCTGATGCGCGATTCGCTGGTCAGCCATGGCGACGCCGATGCGGCCAATGCCGAGTTGCTGGATCTGATCCGCCTGGTGCGCACCTTCGGGTTCTACCTGGCACGGCTCGATGTGCGCCAGGAGTCGGCCGTGCACACCGATGCGGTTGCTGAGATCCTTGCTCACCTCGGGATCGAACAGGACTACGCCGCGCTGGATGAAACGCAGCGCCTGGAATTGCTCGGTCGGCTGATCGAAGGCCCGCCGGTCTTGACTGATCGTGAGCGGCTTTCCGAGATGACCCAGGAAGTACTTCGGGTACTGGACGTCGTCGATGAAATGCAGCAGGTGATCAGTCCACGCACGATCGGACGCTACGTGATCTCGATGGCACACCAGGCGTCTGATGTGATGCATGTGATGTTCCTCGCCAGTCTGTGCCGATTGTGCGGACAACAGGGCGACCTGTTCGTCTGCCGGATCGGGGTATCGCCGCTGTTCGAGACCATTCATGACCTCTCGCGGATCGAGCCGGTGATCTCACAGTTGCTCGACAACCGGGTGTATCGGCGGCTTTTGCAGCACCACGGTACCCTGCAGGAAGTGATGCTGGGTTACTCCGACTCGGCGAAAGACGGCGGTATCGTTGCCTCCGCCTGGCTGCTGTACCAGGCCCAACAGCGGGTGATCGCACTGGGCAAGGCACGCGGCATCCACATCCGCCTGTTCCACGGTCGCGGCGGCACCATCGGCCGTGGTGGCGGACCGACGCACGACGCGATCCGCGCGCAACCCGCCGGCACCCTGCTCGGACAGATCAAGTTCACTGAACAGGGTGAGGTACTCTCATACAAGTACAGCAACCGCGAGACGGCGATCTATGAACTGACGATGGGACTGACCGGCGTGATCAGCGCGAGTGTCGGTCTGATCCGCGATGTCGCGCCCGACGACGATAGCTTCCACGACAGCATGCGCGTGCTGGCCGAGACCGGAGAGGCGGCTTATCGGGATCTGACCGAACAGACACCGGGATTCCTCGACTACTTCTATCAGGCCACGCCGGTCGCCGAGATCGGCATGCTGAACATCGGGTCACGACCGTCACACCGCGCCAAGGGCGACCTTTCCAAGTCGTCGGTGAGGGCGATTGCATGGGTGTTCGGTTGGGCGCAGGCACGCCAGACGCTGCCGGCCTGGTACGGACTCGGCAGTGCCCTCGAGTTCTGTTGCAAGGACCAGAAGAAGCGTCTCAGGACACTGCGCCAGATGTACCGCGAGTGGCCGTTCTTTCGCGCGCTGCTGAGCAACACACAGATGGCGCTGGTCAAATCGCGCATGGACATCGCACGCGAATACGCCGAGTTGTGCACCGATCCCAGGATTCGCGACACGGTGTTCGGCATGATTGAAGCGGAGTACCTGCGTACCGAGAAGTGGATCCGCCGGATCACCGGGATCGACGAGCTGCTCGATGACAACCCCCTGTTGAAGACTTCACTGGGCAGGCGTGACCCCTACCTCGATCCGCTGAACCACATCCAGCTCGAACTGCTGCAGCGCTACCGCAGCCCCGAGACGCGCGATGTCGACCGGGAGGCGAGCCTCGACCCACTGCTGCGCTCGATCAACGCGATTGCCGCCGGCATGCGCAACACGGGCTGA
- the pgi gene encoding glucose-6-phosphate isomerase — protein sequence MPLISHTPAWKALEQHWTDVAKLHMRELFDQDPTRAERFSLEECGIYLDYSKNLITSETLHHLMGLAQTAELRFWGDSLLRGDKVNNTEGRAVLHMALRNRGAREYRVDGNDVMPGIRSVLERMGAFSEEIRSGRWLGYTGRRISDVVSIGIGGSSLGPKMVCQALRPYQTPKLRMHFVSNVDGAQLAQTIESLDPASTLFVVASKTFTTQETLTNAESARAWCLEALHDEAAIARHFVAVSTNSDAVSAFGIDPQNMFEFWDWVGGRYSLWSAIGLPIALAIGMPRFEELLAGAHAMDEHFVEAPAERNMPIILAMLGLWYNNFGGAATQAVIPYDQNLRNLPTYLQQLDMESNGKRVTRDGLAVDYQTGPVIWGQPGTDAQHSFFQLIHQGTRLIPTDFILPLRSHHPIEGHHDKLVANCLAQAQALMRGRTEAEARAELEAGGIGAAMVDKLVPHRTFPGNRPSNMLLVEQLTPAVLGALIALYEHKVFVQGVVWGVDSFDQWGVELGKQLASQILADFRQISCSPGVDCSTASLIRRYHMSMGD from the coding sequence ATGCCATTGATCAGTCACACCCCGGCCTGGAAAGCGCTCGAGCAACACTGGACCGACGTCGCCAAGCTGCACATGCGCGAGCTGTTCGACCAGGACCCGACCAGGGCGGAGCGTTTCAGCCTCGAAGAGTGCGGCATCTACCTCGATTATTCGAAAAACCTGATCACCAGCGAGACGCTGCACCATCTGATGGGACTGGCGCAGACCGCCGAATTGCGGTTCTGGGGCGACAGTTTGCTACGGGGCGACAAGGTCAACAACACCGAAGGCAGGGCGGTGCTGCACATGGCCCTGCGCAATCGTGGTGCACGCGAGTACCGGGTCGACGGCAACGATGTGATGCCGGGCATCCGCTCGGTACTGGAGCGCATGGGCGCGTTCTCCGAGGAGATACGCAGTGGCCGCTGGCTGGGATACACCGGGCGCCGGATCAGCGACGTGGTCAGCATCGGGATCGGCGGTTCGAGCCTGGGTCCGAAGATGGTCTGCCAGGCGCTGCGGCCCTACCAGACACCGAAACTGCGCATGCACTTCGTCTCCAACGTGGACGGCGCCCAGCTCGCGCAGACCATCGAGTCGCTCGATCCGGCATCCACGCTGTTCGTCGTGGCATCCAAGACCTTCACCACCCAGGAGACGCTGACCAACGCGGAATCGGCGCGTGCCTGGTGCCTGGAGGCGCTGCACGACGAGGCGGCGATCGCCCGGCACTTCGTCGCCGTGTCGACGAACAGCGACGCGGTCAGCGCGTTCGGCATCGATCCGCAGAACATGTTCGAGTTCTGGGACTGGGTCGGCGGCCGTTATTCCCTGTGGTCGGCGATCGGCCTGCCGATCGCGCTGGCGATCGGGATGCCGCGTTTCGAGGAACTGCTCGCCGGGGCGCATGCGATGGACGAGCATTTCGTCGAGGCGCCGGCCGAGCGCAACATGCCGATCATCCTCGCGATGCTCGGCCTCTGGTACAACAACTTCGGCGGGGCCGCGACCCAGGCGGTCATTCCGTACGACCAGAACCTCCGCAATCTGCCAACCTACCTGCAGCAGCTCGATATGGAGAGCAACGGCAAGCGCGTCACCCGCGACGGACTGGCGGTCGACTACCAGACCGGTCCGGTGATCTGGGGGCAGCCGGGGACCGATGCCCAGCACAGCTTCTTTCAGCTGATTCACCAGGGCACGCGCCTGATTCCGACCGATTTCATCCTCCCGCTGCGTAGCCATCATCCGATCGAAGGACACCACGACAAGCTGGTTGCAAACTGCCTCGCGCAGGCCCAGGCGCTGATGCGTGGCCGTACCGAGGCCGAGGCGCGCGCGGAACTCGAAGCGGGAGGCATTGGCGCCGCGATGGTCGACAAGCTGGTGCCGCACCGGACATTCCCGGGCAACCGCCCCAGCAACATGCTGCTGGTCGAGCAGCTGACCCCGGCGGTGCTGGGCGCGTTGATCGCGCTTTACGAGCACAAGGTGTTCGTACAGGGCGTGGTCTGGGGGGTGGACTCGTTCGACCAGTGGGGTGTCGAACTCGGCAAACAGCTGGCCAGCCAGATCCTTGCGGACTTCCGCCAGATATCCTGTTCGCCGGGGGTCGATTGTTCGACTGCGAGCCTGATCCGCCGGTATCACATGTCGATGGGGGATTGA
- a CDS encoding GspH/FimT family pseudopilin: protein MQVEKSLPRTRRGLTLVELMTTLAVAGVSLAVAIPSWSALTDRSQVTTTANRLLGHLRYARSEAVTRRRMVSLCPSDDGATCSGDPFGWQRGYLIFQDTDGNRSRSDDETLLRVQRALPPGMRLHSTAGRPAIRFRPDGAAWSTNTSFSVCVGDTGSVNRAVVLYGSGRARVGSTLPGERPVTCT, encoded by the coding sequence ATGCAAGTCGAAAAATCCCTGCCGCGCACCCGGCGCGGCCTCACCCTGGTGGAACTGATGACGACGCTCGCGGTGGCCGGCGTCTCGCTCGCCGTGGCGATCCCAAGCTGGTCGGCGCTGACCGATCGCTCTCAGGTGACCACGACCGCCAATCGGCTGCTCGGACATCTGCGTTACGCGCGCAGTGAGGCGGTCACCCGCCGGCGCATGGTCAGCCTGTGCCCGAGCGACGACGGGGCGACCTGTTCCGGCGACCCCTTCGGCTGGCAGCGTGGATACCTGATTTTCCAGGACACGGACGGCAACCGTTCCCGCAGCGACGACGAGACACTGTTGCGGGTACAGCGGGCGCTGCCGCCCGGAATGCGTCTGCACAGCACCGCCGGTCGCCCGGCGATCCGGTTCCGCCCGGACGGGGCAGCCTGGTCGACCAACACCTCGTTCAGCGTGTGCGTCGGCGACACCGGAAGCGTGAATCGCGCGGTGGTCTTGTACGGCAGCGGTCGCGCGCGGGTCGGAAGCACTCTGCCGGGTGAACGCCCCGTCACCTGCACCTGA
- a CDS encoding deoxynucleoside kinase, which translates to MVPKMPEQRQSPPEFIVVEGPIGVGKTSLVRRLTETLGYASLFECAEDNPFLARFYDDPLAAAFPAQLHFLFQRSRQLEQLRQRDLFNSHLVADFMFAKDRLFAELNLQPEELALYDEVYARLEMQAPRPDLILYLQAPVDELMQRVRRRNRTMENSLAPDYLARLSEAYARYFYYYDASPVLIVDTAELNLVDSESDYQELLCAITRRFTGKSYFNPTPLAIN; encoded by the coding sequence ATGGTGCCGAAGATGCCTGAGCAGCGCCAATCGCCGCCGGAATTCATCGTTGTCGAGGGACCGATCGGCGTCGGCAAGACCAGCCTGGTACGGCGCCTGACGGAGACGCTCGGCTACGCGAGCCTGTTCGAATGCGCCGAGGACAATCCGTTCCTCGCACGCTTCTACGACGATCCGCTTGCCGCGGCGTTTCCGGCCCAGCTGCATTTCCTGTTTCAGCGCAGCCGGCAGCTCGAACAGTTGCGCCAGCGCGACCTGTTCAACAGCCACCTGGTCGCCGATTTCATGTTTGCCAAAGACCGTCTGTTTGCCGAACTGAACCTGCAGCCGGAGGAACTGGCACTCTATGACGAGGTGTACGCTCGCCTTGAGATGCAGGCACCCAGACCGGATCTGATCCTCTACCTGCAGGCGCCGGTCGATGAGTTGATGCAGCGCGTCCGACGGCGCAACCGGACGATGGAGAACAGCCTCGCACCCGACTACCTGGCACGCCTGTCGGAAGCGTATGCACGTTATTTTTATTATTACGATGCCTCCCCCGTCCTTATCGTGGACACCGCGGAACTCAACCTGGTCGATTCGGAGTCCGACTACCAGGAACTGCTGTGCGCCATCACTCGAAGATTCACCGGCAAGTCCTATTTCAACCCGACACCGCTAGCGATAAACTGA
- the folK gene encoding 2-amino-4-hydroxy-6-hydroxymethyldihydropteridine diphosphokinase, producing MSSATVLAFVGLGSNLDRPQRQVLDALAELDDMPQSHLLRHSSLYRSAPLGPAGQPDYINAVAAVETRLAPSELLDALQAVEQRHGRVRGVHWGPRTLDLDILTYGSARIRTDRLVVPHPQLQHRAFVLIPLHEIAPDLRIPGLGTLHDLLEGVSMEDLHVIDGAEDA from the coding sequence ATGAGCAGCGCCACGGTCCTTGCGTTCGTCGGCCTGGGCAGCAACCTCGACCGACCGCAGCGCCAGGTCCTCGATGCCCTCGCGGAACTCGACGATATGCCGCAGTCGCACCTGTTGCGTCATTCGAGCCTGTATCGCTCGGCACCACTCGGTCCCGCCGGACAACCGGATTACATCAACGCGGTCGCCGCGGTCGAGACCCGTCTCGCGCCGTCTGAACTGCTCGATGCGCTACAGGCCGTGGAACAACGGCATGGCCGTGTGCGCGGTGTGCACTGGGGGCCGCGCACGCTGGATCTGGATATCCTGACATACGGCAGTGCGCGTATCCGCACCGATCGCCTGGTCGTGCCGCATCCTCAGCTGCAGCACCGTGCGTTCGTGCTGATACCGCTGCACGAGATCGCGCCGGATCTCCGGATCCCCGGGCTGGGGACACTGCACGACCTGCTGGAGGGTGTTTCGATGGAGGACCTGCACGTGATCGATGGTGCCGAAGATGCCTGA